The Pieris rapae chromosome 16, ilPieRapa1.1, whole genome shotgun sequence genome includes a region encoding these proteins:
- the LOC111000570 gene encoding E3 ubiquitin-protein ligase Hakai isoform X2 — protein sequence MNSEKRNARGRGRGRGRGRGRGRGRGRGKKVPKVMSSDEEDCSMEETAQDQEEPAPEDSKDNEENEPAKLEVPSDISQLEAPVFTTIQRGPPEPMLRLEWNHRANLIGEKVLNPMIYCCDTCSKPILIYGRMIPCKHVFCLSCARAEHTHCPRCKEKVLRVEQTGLGTVFMCTHSGSRYGNTGCRRTYLSQRDLQAHINHRHVSSGGDAKPEPEPPVTIVKPLSVPSKAGDPRAHTTAHTHTAERPRASRANLIAVPIHDHTEHTYYPYYQSPQPVPAPAVPVSTVNVLTHNMAVPPPYYPAAYTGPAPYVGPGTTMSANVTPPMGTPVPLPPSTLGDTTRWPETYQPPTQQWPQSHYYR from the exons ATGAATAGTGAAAAGAGAAATGCCCGCGGTCGCGGTCGTGGTCGCGGCCGGGGAAGAGGTCGTGGCCGTGGACGAGGTAGAGGGAAAAAGGTACCAAAAGTGATGTCGTCTGATGAAGAAGATTGCTCCATGGAAGAAACTGCACAAGACCAAGAAGAACCAGCACCTGAAGATAGTAAAGATAATGAGGAAAATGAACCTGCTAAAT TGGAGGTGCCCTCAGACATATCACAGTTGGAAGCGCCAGTGTTCACTACAATACAGCGAGGACCACCAGAGCCCATGTTGCGACTGGAATGGAATCATAGAGCTAATCTCATTGGGGAGAAAGTTTTGAATCCTATGATATACTGTTGTGATACATGCTCGAAACCTATTCTGATTTATGGAAGAATG ATACCATGTAAGCATGTTTTTTGCTTATCCTGCGCCAGAGCAGAACACACTCATTGTCCTCGCTGTAAAGAAAAG GTTTTACGAGTTGAACAGACTGGCTTGGGAACAGTTTTTATGTGTACACATTCTGGATCAAGATATGGCAATACTGGATGTAGAAGAACATATTTGTCACAG AGAGATCTACAGGCCCATATAAACCACCGGCATGTATCAAGTGGAGGTGATGCCAAGCCGGAACCTGAACCTCCTGTTACTATTGTAAAACCTTTATCG GTACCAAGTAAAGCGGGTGATCCTAGAGCCCATACCACTGCGCATACGCACACAGCAGAACGTCCAAGAGCGTCTCGTGCAAATCTTATAGCAGTTCCAATACATGATCATACTGAACATACATACTATCCATATTATCAA AGTCCCCAGCCAGTCCCAGCCCCAGCAGTGCCAGTGTCGACTGTGAATGTCTTAACTCACAACATGGCTGTTCCACCTCCATACTATCCCGCTGCGTATACTGGGCCTGCGCCATATGTTGGACCTG GAACAACTATGAGCGCTAATGTAACACCACCAATGGGAACTCCAGTACCATTACCACCCAGTACTCTTGGAGACACAACAAGATGGCCAGAGACTTATCAGCCGCCCACACAACAGTGGCCTCAAAGTCACTATTACAGATAG
- the LOC111000570 gene encoding E3 ubiquitin-protein ligase Hakai isoform X1, translating to MNSEKRNARGRGRGRGRGRGRGRGRGRGKKVPKVMSSDEEDCSMEETAQDQEEPAPEDSKDNEENEPAKLEVPSDISQLEAPVFTTIQRGPPEPMLRLEWNHRANLIGEKVLNPMIYCCDTCSKPILIYGRMIPCKHVFCLSCARAEHTHCPRCKEKVLRVEQTGLGTVFMCTHSGSRYGNTGCRRTYLSQRDLQAHINHRHVSSGGDAKPEPEPPVTIVKPLSVPSKAGDPRAHTTAHTHTAERPRASRANLIAVPIHDHTEHTYYPYYQQSPQPVPAPAVPVSTVNVLTHNMAVPPPYYPAAYTGPAPYVGPGTTMSANVTPPMGTPVPLPPSTLGDTTRWPETYQPPTQQWPQSHYYR from the exons ATGAATAGTGAAAAGAGAAATGCCCGCGGTCGCGGTCGTGGTCGCGGCCGGGGAAGAGGTCGTGGCCGTGGACGAGGTAGAGGGAAAAAGGTACCAAAAGTGATGTCGTCTGATGAAGAAGATTGCTCCATGGAAGAAACTGCACAAGACCAAGAAGAACCAGCACCTGAAGATAGTAAAGATAATGAGGAAAATGAACCTGCTAAAT TGGAGGTGCCCTCAGACATATCACAGTTGGAAGCGCCAGTGTTCACTACAATACAGCGAGGACCACCAGAGCCCATGTTGCGACTGGAATGGAATCATAGAGCTAATCTCATTGGGGAGAAAGTTTTGAATCCTATGATATACTGTTGTGATACATGCTCGAAACCTATTCTGATTTATGGAAGAATG ATACCATGTAAGCATGTTTTTTGCTTATCCTGCGCCAGAGCAGAACACACTCATTGTCCTCGCTGTAAAGAAAAG GTTTTACGAGTTGAACAGACTGGCTTGGGAACAGTTTTTATGTGTACACATTCTGGATCAAGATATGGCAATACTGGATGTAGAAGAACATATTTGTCACAG AGAGATCTACAGGCCCATATAAACCACCGGCATGTATCAAGTGGAGGTGATGCCAAGCCGGAACCTGAACCTCCTGTTACTATTGTAAAACCTTTATCG GTACCAAGTAAAGCGGGTGATCCTAGAGCCCATACCACTGCGCATACGCACACAGCAGAACGTCCAAGAGCGTCTCGTGCAAATCTTATAGCAGTTCCAATACATGATCATACTGAACATACATACTATCCATATTATCAA CAGAGTCCCCAGCCAGTCCCAGCCCCAGCAGTGCCAGTGTCGACTGTGAATGTCTTAACTCACAACATGGCTGTTCCACCTCCATACTATCCCGCTGCGTATACTGGGCCTGCGCCATATGTTGGACCTG GAACAACTATGAGCGCTAATGTAACACCACCAATGGGAACTCCAGTACCATTACCACCCAGTACTCTTGGAGACACAACAAGATGGCCAGAGACTTATCAGCCGCCCACACAACAGTGGCCTCAAAGTCACTATTACAGATAG
- the LOC111000569 gene encoding transmembrane protein 115, with product MATLRAFSRNIPYLRQQFSALLGNTSPSVKFICVVVVIGYILSFSEDVINVLSVTPGYLLPPSFQLWSTFTFWFLEIHLWEVIIDVITVGLCGKLIEPLWGQIEMMKFFMLTNIGVAFLTTFYYLMIFMWTQETSYLFDIHVHGLAGYLAAVSVAVKQILPDHLLIKTPLGKLTNRSLPLLILILAIIFWAVGALEGTYPCMWGSGTLLSWIYLRFWQRHSNGSRGDMADNFSFDNFFPTVLQPVLRGILSPIHRCFVRLGLCSPSQRRVHLALSPRGVTITMPGVEPQDMERRRQIALKALSERLSKTSEQTRQKNLSTKVNIDAVRKMQSSHVIPQFPTEPESSSSPAEATLVDIGTDAPPTTKTS from the exons atggcTACGCTGCGAGCGTTTAGTCGTAATATACCATATTTACGCCAACAATTTTCAGCATTATTAGGAAATACATCGCCttcagttaaatttatttgtgttgtAGTAGTAATAGGTTACATATTATCATTTTCCGAGGATGTCATCAATGTGCTCAGCGTTACCCCTGGTTATTTATTACCTCCCTCATTTCAATTATGGTCCACTTTTACCTTTTGGTTTCTTGAAATACATTTGTGGGAGGTGATTATAGATGTAATAACGGTAGGTTTGTGCGGAAAACTGATCGAACCGTTATGGGGTCAAATAGAGATGATgaagttttttatgttaacaaaTATTGGTGTAGCATTCCTGACGACGTTTTATTATCTGATGATATTTATGTGGACCCAAGAAACATCGTATCTCTTCGATATACACGTACACGGACTCGCAGGATATTTAGCAGCAGTGAGTGTAGCTGTGAAACAAATACTTCCAGAccatttattgattaaaaccCCTTtag GTAAACTTACAAACCGATCACTTCCACTCTTGATTCTAATACTAGCAATTATATTTTGGGCTGTGGGTGCCTTAGAAGGAACTTACCCCTGTATGTGGGGTAGTGGTACATTGCTTTCATGGATATATCTAAGATTCTGGCAGCGTCATAGTAATGGTTCCAGAGGTGATATGGCTGATAATTTCAGTTTTGATAA CTTCTTCCCTACTGTTCTCCAGCCTGTTTTAAGAGGAATTTTAAGTCCAATTCATCGTTGCTTTGTAAGATTAGGTTTATGCTCACCTAGTCAGAGGAGAGTTCATCTCGCACTTAGTCCTCGTGGGGTAACAATCACAATGCCAGGTGTTGAACCACAGGATATGGAGAGAAGGcg GCAAATTGCGCTTAAAGCCTTGAGTGAAAGGTTATCTAAAACATCTGAACAAACAAGGCAAAAGAACTTATCTACAAAAGTTAACATAGATGCTGTGAGGAAAATGCAGTCCTCTCATGTGATTCCGCAGTTTCCGACTGAACCAGAAAGTAGTTCATCACCTGCAGAAGCTACTTTAGTGGACATTGGCACTGATGCACCACCAACAACTAAGACTTCATGA
- the LOC111000574 gene encoding NAD(P)H-hydrate epimerase isoform X1, translating to MLFNKLIRPVLLVRIANTWSYTKMACTGETCNLTRNMSYLSQEDAAALDQDLFNEYKFSVDQLMELAGLSVATAVAKVYPVTSCNTALIVCGPGNNGGDGLVAARHLTLFGYSVAVYYPKRTPKPLYDNLLWQCEKFGVNIVENLPPSNELKNHYKLVVDALFGFSFKPPVRDALKPALDALIYCGLPVCSVDIPSGWDVETGPDSDAALKPTLIISLSAPKKCAKPEFIKGARHFLGGRFLPPGIIQKYNLILPLYSNQNQVVELS from the exons atgttatttaataaattaattagaccCGTTTTATTG GTAAGGATTGCAAATACTTGGAGCTACACCAAAATGGCTTGTACTGGAGAAACATGTAACCTTACAAGAAATATGTCTTATTTAAGTCAAGAAGATGCTGCAGCTTTAGATCAAGACTTATTCAATGAATATAAGTTTAGTGTAGATCAACTTATGGAATTAGCTGGATTAAGTGTTGCAACAGCAGTAGCCAAAGTTTATCCAGTGACTTC TTGTAATACGGCACTAATTGTTTGTGGACCAGGCAATAATGGTGGTGATGGGTTGGTAGCTGCTCGACACTTGACATTATTTGGCTATTCTGTAGCAGTATACTATCCAAAAAGAACTCCTAAACCCTTATATGATAATTTGTTATGGCAATGTGAGAAGTTTGGGGTTAATATTGTAGAAAACCTGCCTCCATCTAATGAATTAAAGAATCATTACAAACTGGTTGTAGATGCATTATTTGGATTTAGTTTTAAACCACCTGTGAGAGATGCATTAAAACCAGCTTTAGATGCCTTAATTTACTGTGGATTACCCGTTTGTAG tGTGGATATCCCAAGTGGATGGGATGTAGAAACGGGTCCTGATTCAGATGCTGCATTGAAGccaacattaattatttcccTATCTGCCCCAAAGAAATGTGCGAAGCCGGAATTTATCAAAGGTGCTAGACATTTTTTAGGTGGCAGGTTCCTTCCTCCTggtattatacaaaaatataacttaattctCCCTCTATACTCTAATCAAAATCAAGTTGTTGAATTAAGCtaa
- the LOC111000574 gene encoding NAD(P)H-hydrate epimerase isoform X2: MACTGETCNLTRNMSYLSQEDAAALDQDLFNEYKFSVDQLMELAGLSVATAVAKVYPVTSCNTALIVCGPGNNGGDGLVAARHLTLFGYSVAVYYPKRTPKPLYDNLLWQCEKFGVNIVENLPPSNELKNHYKLVVDALFGFSFKPPVRDALKPALDALIYCGLPVCSVDIPSGWDVETGPDSDAALKPTLIISLSAPKKCAKPEFIKGARHFLGGRFLPPGIIQKYNLILPLYSNQNQVVELS, encoded by the exons ATGGCTTGTACTGGAGAAACATGTAACCTTACAAGAAATATGTCTTATTTAAGTCAAGAAGATGCTGCAGCTTTAGATCAAGACTTATTCAATGAATATAAGTTTAGTGTAGATCAACTTATGGAATTAGCTGGATTAAGTGTTGCAACAGCAGTAGCCAAAGTTTATCCAGTGACTTC TTGTAATACGGCACTAATTGTTTGTGGACCAGGCAATAATGGTGGTGATGGGTTGGTAGCTGCTCGACACTTGACATTATTTGGCTATTCTGTAGCAGTATACTATCCAAAAAGAACTCCTAAACCCTTATATGATAATTTGTTATGGCAATGTGAGAAGTTTGGGGTTAATATTGTAGAAAACCTGCCTCCATCTAATGAATTAAAGAATCATTACAAACTGGTTGTAGATGCATTATTTGGATTTAGTTTTAAACCACCTGTGAGAGATGCATTAAAACCAGCTTTAGATGCCTTAATTTACTGTGGATTACCCGTTTGTAG tGTGGATATCCCAAGTGGATGGGATGTAGAAACGGGTCCTGATTCAGATGCTGCATTGAAGccaacattaattatttcccTATCTGCCCCAAAGAAATGTGCGAAGCCGGAATTTATCAAAGGTGCTAGACATTTTTTAGGTGGCAGGTTCCTTCCTCCTggtattatacaaaaatataacttaattctCCCTCTATACTCTAATCAAAATCAAGTTGTTGAATTAAGCtaa